A DNA window from Kitasatospora atroaurantiaca contains the following coding sequences:
- a CDS encoding cobyrinate a,c-diamide synthase — MNIPRLVIAAPSSGAGKTTVATGLMAALAARGLTVSPHKVGPDYIDPGYHGLAAGRPGRNLDAFMCGPERVAPLFLHGAARADVAVVEGVMGLFDGAAGRGELASTAHVAKLLRAPVVLVVDASSQSRSVAALVHGFASWDPEVRLAGVILNRVASDRHEELLREALEEGSGVPVLGSVRRTAAVATPSRHLGLIPAVERSADALRAVRDMGELIGRSVDLDALLALARSAPPLTAAPWSAAEEVTPVAGRPRIALASGAAFSFSYAENAELLAAAGAEVVPFDPLHDATLPDGASGLVIGGGFPEMYVSELSANAQLRSSIAALAASGAPISAECAGLLYLGRELDGAPMCGVLDATARMTERLTLGYREAVALTDSTLAPAGTRVRGHEFHRTVCEPGAGPSPAWGWHGPTGPRTEGFASGSVHASYLHLHWAGAPQLAERLVGAAARHGRGPAGS, encoded by the coding sequence TTGAACATCCCCCGTCTCGTCATCGCCGCGCCGTCCTCCGGCGCGGGCAAGACCACTGTCGCCACCGGCCTGATGGCGGCGCTCGCCGCCAGGGGCCTGACGGTCTCCCCGCACAAGGTCGGGCCGGACTACATCGACCCCGGCTACCACGGACTGGCCGCCGGGCGTCCCGGGCGCAACCTGGACGCCTTCATGTGCGGCCCGGAGCGGGTGGCACCGCTGTTCCTGCACGGCGCCGCCAGGGCCGACGTGGCGGTGGTCGAAGGCGTGATGGGGCTGTTCGACGGGGCGGCCGGGCGGGGCGAGTTGGCGTCCACGGCCCATGTGGCGAAGCTGCTGCGGGCGCCGGTGGTGCTGGTGGTGGACGCCTCCTCGCAGTCCCGGTCGGTGGCCGCGCTGGTGCACGGCTTCGCCTCCTGGGACCCGGAGGTACGGCTGGCCGGGGTGATCCTCAACCGGGTGGCCTCGGACCGGCACGAGGAGCTGCTGCGGGAGGCCCTGGAGGAGGGGTCGGGCGTGCCCGTCCTCGGCTCGGTGCGCCGGACCGCCGCCGTGGCGACGCCGTCCCGGCACCTCGGGCTGATCCCGGCCGTGGAGCGGTCGGCGGACGCGCTGCGGGCCGTCCGCGACATGGGCGAACTGATCGGCCGCTCGGTCGACCTGGACGCGCTGCTGGCGCTGGCGCGAAGCGCTCCGCCGCTGACGGCGGCGCCCTGGTCGGCGGCCGAGGAGGTCACCCCGGTGGCCGGGCGGCCCCGGATCGCGCTGGCCTCGGGGGCTGCGTTCTCGTTCTCGTACGCGGAGAACGCCGAACTGCTCGCGGCGGCGGGCGCGGAGGTCGTCCCGTTCGACCCGCTGCACGACGCCACGCTGCCGGACGGCGCCTCGGGCCTGGTGATCGGCGGCGGCTTCCCCGAGATGTACGTGTCCGAGCTGAGCGCCAACGCCCAGCTACGCTCCTCGATCGCCGCCCTCGCCGCCTCCGGTGCGCCCATCAGCGCCGAGTGCGCCGGACTCCTGTACCTGGGCAGGGAGTTGGACGGCGCACCGATGTGCGGCGTGCTCGACGCCACCGCCCGGATGACGGAGAGGCTCACCCTCGGCTACCGCGAGGCCGTCGCCCTCACCGACAGCACCCTCGCCCCGGCGGGCACGCGGGTCCGGGGCCACGAGTTCCACCGTACGGTCTGCGAGCCCGGTGCCGGCCCCTCCCCCGCCTGGGGCTGGCACGGGCCGACCGGGCCGCGTACCGAGGGCTTCGCCAGCGGCTCGGTGCACGCCTCGTACCTCCACCTGCACTGGGCGGGCGCACCGCAGTTGGCGGAGCGCCTGGTCGGCGCGGCGGCCAGGCACGGGCGAGGGCCGGCCGGTTCGTAG
- a CDS encoding OsmC family protein, whose translation MTTSPELHTYTAQVTWTGNTGSGTSGYRAYERSHEVSAAGRPPIPGSSDPAFRGDPARWNPEQLLLASISQCHLLWYLHFCAVNGVVVTAYVDDPVGTMAETAEGGHFTEAVLRPRIEVAEASMAEQALALHEDAHRACFIANSVNFPVRHEPTVSVREPGVTTGQ comes from the coding sequence ATGACGACCTCTCCGGAGCTCCACACGTACACCGCCCAGGTCACCTGGACGGGCAACACCGGTAGCGGGACGAGCGGTTACCGGGCCTACGAGCGCTCCCACGAGGTGTCGGCGGCCGGCAGGCCGCCCATCCCCGGCAGCTCGGACCCGGCGTTCCGGGGCGACCCCGCACGCTGGAACCCCGAGCAGCTGCTGCTCGCCTCGATCTCGCAGTGCCACCTGCTCTGGTACCTGCACTTCTGTGCGGTCAACGGCGTCGTGGTCACCGCGTACGTCGACGACCCGGTGGGCACCATGGCCGAGACCGCCGAGGGCGGCCACTTCACCGAGGCCGTCCTGCGCCCCCGGATCGAGGTGGCCGAGGCGTCGATGGCCGAGCAGGCCCTCGCGCTGCACGAGGACGCCCACCGGGCCTGCTTCATCGCCAACTCGGTCAACTTCCCGGTCCGGCACGAGCCGACGGTCTCCGTGAGGGAGCCCGGTGTGACGACCGGTCAGTGA
- a CDS encoding APC family permease, producing MSSTDLVTPPASPPGSKLRREVGLIGLLWASVGAIIGSGWLFGAKTAVVAAGPASVLSWVIGSVAIVLLALVHAELGGLFPVAGGTARYPHYAFGGFAGMSFGWYSWLQAATIAPIEVQAMINYAGHWSWADGFLHPNGTLTTQGFIVAAALLALFVGINFLGVKILAFTNNAATWWKVAVPLLTILVFAVKEFHGDNFTSQQFAPFGAKGVLTAISTSGVIFALLGFEQAIQWAGESMHPKRDIPRAVLGSVLIGTVIYVLLQVVFIGSLPPDTFAAGWAHLDFPGITGPFAGLATLIGLGWLASILYVDAIISPGGTGLIYVTSSSRISYGLSRNGYAPQTIQHTDRRAVPWVGLIVAFVAGVLCFLPFPSWQRLVSFITSAVVLMYAGAPLAFGVMRKRLPALERSYHLPGGAVISPLAFAVASLVIYWAGWGTLWRLGAAIVIGYLLLGSYAAYATVKGLPNAPRMDFKAGQWLPVYLIGMGVISWQGTFGEGAAGNLPLWWDIGVVVVFALVIYYWALAVALPVAEIERNILGVEVVEAGGH from the coding sequence ATGTCATCGACCGACCTGGTGACCCCGCCAGCCAGCCCGCCCGGCAGCAAGTTGCGCCGTGAGGTGGGACTGATCGGGCTGCTGTGGGCCTCGGTCGGCGCGATCATCGGTTCCGGCTGGCTGTTCGGTGCGAAGACCGCCGTGGTGGCGGCCGGGCCGGCGTCGGTGCTCTCCTGGGTGATCGGCTCCGTGGCCATCGTGCTGCTGGCGCTGGTGCACGCCGAGCTGGGCGGCCTGTTCCCGGTGGCGGGTGGCACGGCGCGGTACCCGCACTACGCGTTCGGGGGCTTCGCCGGGATGTCCTTCGGCTGGTACTCCTGGCTGCAGGCCGCGACGATCGCGCCGATCGAGGTCCAGGCGATGATCAACTACGCCGGGCACTGGTCCTGGGCCGACGGATTCCTGCACCCGAACGGGACCCTGACCACCCAGGGTTTCATCGTGGCGGCCGCCCTGCTGGCGCTCTTCGTGGGGATCAACTTCCTCGGCGTCAAGATCCTCGCGTTCACCAACAACGCGGCCACCTGGTGGAAGGTGGCCGTCCCGCTGCTCACCATCCTGGTGTTCGCGGTCAAGGAGTTCCACGGCGACAACTTCACGTCGCAGCAGTTCGCTCCGTTCGGAGCGAAGGGCGTTCTGACGGCCATCAGCACCAGCGGGGTGATCTTCGCGCTGCTCGGCTTCGAGCAGGCGATCCAGTGGGCCGGGGAGAGCATGCACCCCAAGCGGGACATCCCGCGGGCCGTCCTCGGTTCGGTGCTGATCGGCACGGTGATCTACGTACTGCTCCAGGTCGTCTTCATCGGTTCGCTGCCGCCCGACACCTTCGCCGCGGGCTGGGCGCACCTCGACTTCCCCGGCATCACCGGCCCCTTCGCCGGCCTGGCGACCCTGATCGGACTGGGCTGGCTGGCGAGCATCCTCTACGTCGACGCGATCATCTCCCCGGGTGGCACCGGCCTGATCTACGTCACCTCCAGCTCGCGGATCTCGTACGGTCTGAGCCGTAACGGCTATGCGCCGCAGACGATCCAGCACACGGACCGGCGCGCCGTGCCGTGGGTCGGACTGATCGTCGCCTTCGTGGCCGGTGTGCTCTGCTTCCTGCCGTTCCCGAGCTGGCAGCGGCTGGTCAGCTTCATCACCTCGGCGGTCGTGCTGATGTATGCGGGCGCCCCGCTGGCCTTCGGGGTGATGCGCAAGCGGCTTCCGGCCCTCGAGCGGTCGTACCACCTGCCCGGGGGCGCGGTCATCTCCCCGCTGGCCTTCGCCGTCGCCAGCCTGGTCATCTACTGGGCCGGCTGGGGCACCCTGTGGCGGCTCGGCGCGGCGATCGTGATCGGCTATCTGCTGCTGGGCTCGTACGCCGCCTACGCCACGGTCAAGGGCCTGCCGAACGCGCCGCGGATGGACTTCAAGGCGGGGCAGTGGCTGCCGGTGTACCTGATCGGGATGGGCGTGATCTCCTGGCAGGGCACCTTCGGCGAGGGCGCCGCCGGCAACCTGCCGCTCTGGTGGGACATCGGGGTGGTCGTGGTGTTCGCCCTGGTGATCTACTACTGGGCGCTCGCGGTGGCACTGCCCGTCGCGGAGATCGAGCGCAACATCCTGGGCGTCGAGGTGGTCGAGGCCGGCGGTCACTGA
- a CDS encoding putative cobaltochelatase, translating to MSDVRYPFTAIVGMADLRLGLLLNAVSPAVGGVLVRGEKGTAKSTMVRALAGLLPSIATVPGCRFACDPASADPQCPDGPHALAAAEERPAHLVELPVGVSEDRIVGSLDLERALAEGVKAYEPGLLAKAHRGVLYIDEVNLLQDHVVDLLLDAAAMGRSYVEREGVSVRHAARFLLVGTMNPEEGELRPQLLDRFGLTVEIAATRDPGERAEVVRRRLAYDADPDGFAARYAEDERELAERITAARELLPQVELTDVALRQITAVCAAFEVDGLRADIVMARTAVALAAWDGRTEVLEEDVRKAAQLALPHRRRRNPFDAPGLDEEQLDRTLDEHSEGPDDEGPDNEGPDDEGPGGGPDGGGAPEPVGDAPDGSAASDEPSETVPPQGAPAKANAPVAAAGEPYRTRLFKVPGTGKGAQGRRSPAETDGGHTIRSRRPQGHLSRLHLSATLQAAAPHQVARGRDSRALVLHRDDFREQVRQGRESNLVLFVVDASGSMAARQRMTAVKGAVMSLLMDAYQRRDKIGMITFRGASAELALPPTSSVEVGAARLEQLPTGGRTPLAAGLLRAHEVLRVERMRDPHRRPLLVVVTDGRATGGRDALAQAGQAAGLLAGQGLASVVLDCEAGPVRLGLARTLAAQLGGPAVTLDELRAEGVAALVHAHRPVNHDRKAA from the coding sequence ATGAGTGACGTCCGATACCCGTTCACCGCGATCGTCGGCATGGCCGACCTGCGGCTCGGGCTGCTGCTCAACGCGGTGTCCCCGGCGGTCGGCGGGGTGCTGGTGCGCGGCGAGAAGGGGACGGCCAAGTCGACCATGGTGCGTGCGCTGGCCGGCCTGCTGCCGTCCATCGCGACCGTGCCCGGCTGCCGGTTCGCCTGCGACCCGGCCTCGGCCGACCCGCAGTGCCCGGACGGGCCGCACGCCCTCGCGGCCGCCGAGGAGCGTCCGGCACACCTGGTCGAGCTGCCGGTCGGCGTCTCCGAGGACCGGATCGTCGGTTCCCTCGACCTGGAGCGGGCGCTCGCCGAGGGCGTGAAGGCGTACGAGCCGGGCCTCCTCGCCAAGGCGCACCGCGGCGTGCTCTACATCGACGAGGTCAACCTGCTGCAGGACCACGTGGTGGACCTGCTGCTGGACGCCGCCGCGATGGGCCGCTCGTACGTCGAGCGCGAGGGCGTTTCGGTCCGGCATGCGGCACGTTTCCTGCTGGTCGGGACGATGAACCCGGAGGAGGGTGAGCTGCGGCCGCAGCTGCTCGACCGGTTCGGCCTGACCGTCGAGATCGCCGCCACCCGCGACCCGGGCGAGCGGGCCGAGGTGGTGCGGCGGCGGCTCGCGTACGACGCGGACCCGGACGGTTTCGCGGCCCGCTACGCCGAGGACGAGCGGGAGCTCGCCGAACGGATCACCGCAGCACGGGAGTTGCTCCCGCAGGTGGAGCTCACCGATGTGGCGCTGCGTCAGATCACCGCCGTCTGCGCCGCGTTCGAGGTGGACGGGCTGCGCGCGGACATCGTGATGGCCCGGACGGCGGTCGCGCTGGCGGCCTGGGACGGGCGGACGGAGGTCCTGGAGGAGGACGTCCGCAAGGCCGCGCAGCTGGCTCTGCCGCACCGGCGGCGCCGCAACCCCTTCGACGCTCCCGGGCTCGACGAGGAGCAGCTGGACCGGACACTGGACGAGCACTCCGAGGGACCTGACGACGAGGGACCCGACAACGAGGGGCCCGACGACGAGGGCCCGGGCGGAGGTCCCGACGGCGGAGGCGCACCGGAGCCCGTGGGCGACGCTCCCGACGGCAGCGCGGCCTCCGACGAGCCGAGCGAGACCGTCCCGCCACAGGGTGCTCCCGCCAAGGCGAACGCGCCGGTGGCCGCCGCCGGGGAGCCGTACCGGACCAGGCTGTTCAAGGTGCCCGGCACCGGGAAGGGCGCCCAGGGCCGCCGCTCCCCCGCCGAGACGGACGGCGGCCACACCATCAGGTCCCGCCGCCCGCAGGGGCACCTCAGCCGGCTGCACCTCAGCGCCACCCTGCAGGCCGCCGCTCCGCACCAGGTGGCGCGGGGCCGCGACTCGCGCGCGCTGGTGCTGCACCGCGACGACTTCCGCGAGCAGGTCCGCCAGGGCCGGGAGTCCAACCTGGTGCTGTTCGTGGTGGACGCCTCCGGGTCGATGGCGGCCCGGCAGCGGATGACGGCGGTCAAGGGCGCGGTCATGTCGCTGCTGATGGACGCCTACCAGCGCCGCGACAAGATCGGCATGATCACCTTCCGGGGTGCGTCCGCCGAGCTGGCGCTGCCGCCCACCTCGTCGGTGGAGGTCGGCGCCGCCCGCCTGGAGCAGCTGCCCACCGGCGGGCGCACTCCGCTCGCGGCCGGTCTGCTGCGTGCGCACGAGGTGCTCCGGGTGGAGCGGATGCGCGACCCGCACCGCCGTCCGCTGCTGGTGGTGGTCACCGACGGCCGCGCGACCGGCGGGCGCGACGCGCTGGCGCAGGCCGGGCAGGCCGCCGGTCTGCTGGCCGGACAGGGGCTGGCGAGCGTGGTGCTGGACTGCGAGGCCGGCCCGGTGCGGCTGGGCCTGGCCCGTACATTGGCCGCGCAACTCGGCGGCCCCGCAGTGACTCTGGACGAGCTGCGCGCCGAGGGCGTCGCCGCTCTGGTGCACGCACACCGCCCCGTCAACCACGACCGAAAGGCAGCCTGA
- the cobO gene encoding cob(I)yrinic acid a,c-diamide adenosyltransferase, translating to MPKGIPETVPDDGLTTRQRRTLPITAVHTGPGKGKSTAAFGMALRAWNQGWPIGVFQFVKSAKWKVGEENALRVLGASGEGGTVDWHKMGEGWSWVQRDIESSEEAAKEGWEQVKRDLAAESYRFYVLDEFTYPMHWGWIDVDEVLAVLKDRPGSQHVVITGRYAPEALTEFADLVTEMTKVKHPMDAGRKGQRGIEW from the coding sequence ATGCCGAAGGGTATCCCCGAGACCGTCCCCGACGACGGCCTGACGACCCGTCAGCGCCGTACGCTGCCGATCACCGCCGTGCACACCGGGCCCGGGAAGGGCAAGTCCACCGCCGCCTTCGGGATGGCGCTGCGGGCCTGGAACCAGGGCTGGCCGATCGGGGTGTTCCAGTTCGTGAAGTCCGCCAAGTGGAAGGTCGGCGAGGAGAACGCGCTGCGCGTGCTCGGCGCCTCCGGCGAGGGCGGCACGGTGGACTGGCACAAGATGGGCGAGGGCTGGTCCTGGGTGCAGCGGGACATCGAGTCCAGCGAGGAGGCGGCCAAGGAGGGCTGGGAGCAGGTCAAGCGCGACCTGGCCGCCGAGAGCTACCGCTTCTACGTGCTGGACGAGTTCACCTACCCGATGCACTGGGGCTGGATCGACGTGGACGAGGTGCTGGCGGTGCTGAAGGACCGTCCCGGCAGCCAGCACGTGGTCATCACCGGCCGCTACGCCCCCGAGGCGCTGACCGAATTCGCCGACCTGGTCACCGAGATGACCAAGGTCAAGCACCCCATGGACGCGGGCCGCAAGGGCCAGCGCGGTATCGAGTGGTAG